In Rissa tridactyla isolate bRisTri1 chromosome 8, bRisTri1.patW.cur.20221130, whole genome shotgun sequence, one genomic interval encodes:
- the CPT2 gene encoding carnitine O-palmitoyltransferase 2, mitochondrial isoform X3 produces MAARRQLLLRRAAAGWRRGYSSAGAAEYLHRSIVPTMHYQKSLPRLPVPKLEDTITRYLNAQKPLLNDDQFRKTEELAHHFEKGIGRELHEQLVAQDNQNKHTSYITGPWFDMYLKAREPVVLNFNAFMSFNPDPKSEYNDQLIRATNMTVSAIRFMKTFRAGLLEPEVFHLNPEKSDTEIFKKIIRFVPSSLSWFGAYMVNAYPLDMSQYFRLFNSTRLPKLNRDELYTDEKAKHLLVQRNGNFYVFDVLDRDGNMLKPSEIQAHLKYILSDNSPAPAFPLGYLSSENRDTWALLRKNLLDNGNEEALQKVDSALFCLSLDDFPIKDFVHLSHTMLHGDGANRWYDKSFNLIITKDGTAGINFEHSWGDGVAVLRFQNEVFKDSTKAPAISPQSQPASVDSSRAVQKLDFKLNDALKAGITKAKQKFDASVEALSLNLIQFHEGGKELLKKKKVSPDAVAQLAFQMAFFRQYNQTVATYESCSTAAFKHGRTETIRPASIHTKKCSEAFVRELSKHSTEELQKLIVECSKYHGRLTKEAAMGQGFDRHLFGLRYLALSKGIALPDFYQDQAYARLNHNIISTSTLVSPAVQLGGFGPVVSDGFGVGYQVGLCQLQSG; encoded by the exons TGCCCAGAAACCGCTTTTAAATGATGACCAATTCAG GAAAACTGAAGAACTTGCTCATCACTTTGAAAAGGGAATTGGAAGAGAGCTGCATGAGCAACTGGTTGCTCAAGATAATCAGAACAAGCATACTAGTTATATCACAG GTCCCTGGTTTGACATGTACCTAAAAGCACGTGAACCTGTTGTTTtgaattttaatgcatttatgtCTTTTAATCCTGATCCGAAATCTGAATATAACGATCAGCTCATACGAGCTACGAACATGACAGTTTCTGCTATACGTTTCATGAAGACCTTCAGGGCTGGTCTTCTTGAACCAGAGGTTTTTCACCTCAATCCGGAAAAAAGTGACACtgagatctttaaaaaaattatccgATTTGTGCCTTCTTCACTTTCTTGGTTTGGTGCCTACATGGTCAATGCATACCCCCTAGATATGTCTCAGTACTTCAGGCTTTTCAATTCTACGCGGCTGCCTAAACTCAACAGAGATGAGCTTTATACAGAtgaaaaggcaaaacatttaCTGGTACAGAGAAATGggaatttttatgtatttgatgTTCTTGATAGAGATGGAAATATGTTGAAACCTTCAGAAATACAAGCACACTTGAAATACATCCTCAGCGACAACAGTCCAGCCCCGGCCTTTCCTCTTGGCTACCTCTCCAGTGAAAACCGAGATACGTGGGCATTGCTGAGAAAGAATCTACTGGATAATGGCAATGAAGAAGCTCTTCAAAAAGTAGACTCTGCTCTGTTCTGTTTAAGTTTAGATGACTTTCCCATTAAAGACTTTGTGCATTTGTCCCACACTATGTTGCATGGAGATGGTGCTAACCGCTGGTATGACAAATCCTTTAATCTTATTATAACTAAGGATGGCACTGCAGGAATTAATTTTGAACATTCCTGGGGAGATGGTGTGGCTGTGCTCAGGTTCCAGAACGAGGTTTTTAAAGATAGCACCAAGGCAccagccatcagcccccagtCCCAGCCTGCTTCAGTAGACTCTTCTAGAGCAGTGCAGAAACTTGACTTTAAGCTAAATGATGCCTTAAAAGCAGGAATTACAAAAGCCAAACAGAAATTCGATGCCAGCGTAGAAGCACTGTCCCTTAATCTGATTCAGTTCCATGAAGGGGGCAAGGAGCTTCTAAAGAAGAAGAAGGTAAGCCCAGATGCTGTGGCTCAGCTTGCCTTCCAGATGGCTTTCTTTAGACAATACAATCAGACTGTTGCTACATATGAGTCTTGTAGTACTGCAGCTTTCAAACATGGTCGTACAGAAACTATACGTCCTGCCTCTATCCATACGAAGAAATGTTCGGAAGCTTTTGTCAGGGAACTGTCTAAGCATAGCACAGAAGAGCTTCAGAAGCTGATAGTGGAGTGCTCAAAATACCATGGCCGTTTGACAAAAGAAGCTGCTATGG gtCAGGGATTTGACCGACATCTCTTTGGCTTGCGCTATTTAGCGTTATCCAAAGGTATCGCACTGCCTGATTTCTATCAAGACCAAGCCTATGCTCGCCTTAATCACAACATCATTTCTACAAGCACATTGGTCAGCCCAGCTGTGCAGTTAGGGGGGTTTGGCCCCGTGGTGTCCGATGGCTTTGGAGTAGGATATCAG GTGGGACTCTGCCAGCTACAAAGTGGGTGA
- the CPT2 gene encoding carnitine O-palmitoyltransferase 2, mitochondrial isoform X1 — MAARRQLLLRRAAAGWRRGYSSAGAAEYLHRSIVPTMHYQKSLPRLPVPKLEDTITRYLNAQKPLLNDDQFRKTEELAHHFEKGIGRELHEQLVAQDNQNKHTSYITGPWFDMYLKAREPVVLNFNAFMSFNPDPKSEYNDQLIRATNMTVSAIRFMKTFRAGLLEPEVFHLNPEKSDTEIFKKIIRFVPSSLSWFGAYMVNAYPLDMSQYFRLFNSTRLPKLNRDELYTDEKAKHLLVQRNGNFYVFDVLDRDGNMLKPSEIQAHLKYILSDNSPAPAFPLGYLSSENRDTWALLRKNLLDNGNEEALQKVDSALFCLSLDDFPIKDFVHLSHTMLHGDGANRWYDKSFNLIITKDGTAGINFEHSWGDGVAVLRFQNEVFKDSTKAPAISPQSQPASVDSSRAVQKLDFKLNDALKAGITKAKQKFDASVEALSLNLIQFHEGGKELLKKKKVSPDAVAQLAFQMAFFRQYNQTVATYESCSTAAFKHGRTETIRPASIHTKKCSEAFVRELSKHSTEELQKLIVECSKYHGRLTKEAAMGQGFDRHLFGLRYLALSKGIALPDFYQDQAYARLNHNIISTSTLVSPAVQLGGFGPVVSDGFGVGYQVHDDWIGCNVSSYPTRNGKEYLQCIYKSLEDIFNVLKGKKVGS, encoded by the exons TGCCCAGAAACCGCTTTTAAATGATGACCAATTCAG GAAAACTGAAGAACTTGCTCATCACTTTGAAAAGGGAATTGGAAGAGAGCTGCATGAGCAACTGGTTGCTCAAGATAATCAGAACAAGCATACTAGTTATATCACAG GTCCCTGGTTTGACATGTACCTAAAAGCACGTGAACCTGTTGTTTtgaattttaatgcatttatgtCTTTTAATCCTGATCCGAAATCTGAATATAACGATCAGCTCATACGAGCTACGAACATGACAGTTTCTGCTATACGTTTCATGAAGACCTTCAGGGCTGGTCTTCTTGAACCAGAGGTTTTTCACCTCAATCCGGAAAAAAGTGACACtgagatctttaaaaaaattatccgATTTGTGCCTTCTTCACTTTCTTGGTTTGGTGCCTACATGGTCAATGCATACCCCCTAGATATGTCTCAGTACTTCAGGCTTTTCAATTCTACGCGGCTGCCTAAACTCAACAGAGATGAGCTTTATACAGAtgaaaaggcaaaacatttaCTGGTACAGAGAAATGggaatttttatgtatttgatgTTCTTGATAGAGATGGAAATATGTTGAAACCTTCAGAAATACAAGCACACTTGAAATACATCCTCAGCGACAACAGTCCAGCCCCGGCCTTTCCTCTTGGCTACCTCTCCAGTGAAAACCGAGATACGTGGGCATTGCTGAGAAAGAATCTACTGGATAATGGCAATGAAGAAGCTCTTCAAAAAGTAGACTCTGCTCTGTTCTGTTTAAGTTTAGATGACTTTCCCATTAAAGACTTTGTGCATTTGTCCCACACTATGTTGCATGGAGATGGTGCTAACCGCTGGTATGACAAATCCTTTAATCTTATTATAACTAAGGATGGCACTGCAGGAATTAATTTTGAACATTCCTGGGGAGATGGTGTGGCTGTGCTCAGGTTCCAGAACGAGGTTTTTAAAGATAGCACCAAGGCAccagccatcagcccccagtCCCAGCCTGCTTCAGTAGACTCTTCTAGAGCAGTGCAGAAACTTGACTTTAAGCTAAATGATGCCTTAAAAGCAGGAATTACAAAAGCCAAACAGAAATTCGATGCCAGCGTAGAAGCACTGTCCCTTAATCTGATTCAGTTCCATGAAGGGGGCAAGGAGCTTCTAAAGAAGAAGAAGGTAAGCCCAGATGCTGTGGCTCAGCTTGCCTTCCAGATGGCTTTCTTTAGACAATACAATCAGACTGTTGCTACATATGAGTCTTGTAGTACTGCAGCTTTCAAACATGGTCGTACAGAAACTATACGTCCTGCCTCTATCCATACGAAGAAATGTTCGGAAGCTTTTGTCAGGGAACTGTCTAAGCATAGCACAGAAGAGCTTCAGAAGCTGATAGTGGAGTGCTCAAAATACCATGGCCGTTTGACAAAAGAAGCTGCTATGG gtCAGGGATTTGACCGACATCTCTTTGGCTTGCGCTATTTAGCGTTATCCAAAGGTATCGCACTGCCTGATTTCTATCAAGACCAAGCCTATGCTCGCCTTAATCACAACATCATTTCTACAAGCACATTGGTCAGCCCAGCTGTGCAGTTAGGGGGGTTTGGCCCCGTGGTGTCCGATGGCTTTGGAGTAGGATATCAGGTACATGATGATTGGATAGGTTGTAATGTTTCCTCTTACCCAACTAGGAATGGTAAAGAATACCTTCAGTGTATATACAAGTCACTAGAAGATATCTTTAATGTTTTAAAGGGCAAGAAAGTTGGTAGTTAG